A region from the Eleginops maclovinus isolate JMC-PN-2008 ecotype Puerto Natales chromosome 17, JC_Emac_rtc_rv5, whole genome shotgun sequence genome encodes:
- the fam3c gene encoding protein FAM3C yields the protein MELNLSSVISIKPVKYKCGMSKVCPPGHLAFKMASGAASVVGPRICLEDRLLMSGVKNNVGRGINIALINGRTGDLINTAFFDMWGGDVAPLIKLVKGIEDGTIVMMASFDDAATKLNDEARKLIADLGSSIVSNLGFRDNWIFVGGKGVKTKSPFEQHIKNSADTNKFEGWPEVLEMEGCVPQRQD from the exons ATGGAGTTGAATCTGAGCAGTGTGATCT CAATAAAGCCGGTGAAGTACAAGTGTGGGATGTCCAAGGTATGCCCGCCGGGACACCTGGCCTTCAAGATGGCGAGTGGAGCAGCCAGCGTGGTGGGACCCAGAATCTGCCTGGAGGACAGACT attaATGAGCGGAGTGAAGAACAACGTGGGGAGAGGAATCAACATCGCCCTGATAAATG GGAGAACAGGGGACCTTATCAACACAGCCTTTTTTGATATGTGGGGTGGAG ATGTGGCTCCTCTCATTAAGTTAGTGAAGGGAATAGAGGACGGGACGATCGTGATGATGGCCTCCTTCGATGATGCCGCGACAAA ACTCAACGATGAGGCCAGGAAGCTCATCGCTGATCTGGGAAGCTCGATTGTCAGTAACCTGGGATTCCGCGATAACTGGATCTTTGTAGGAGGGAAAGGCGTCAAGACCAAGAGTCCATTTGAGCAG CATATAAAGAACAGTGCGGACACCAACAAGTTCGAGGGATGGCCGGAGGTGTTGGAGATGGAAGGCTGCGTGCCTCAGAGACAGGACTAA
- the si:dkey-159a18.1 gene encoding sortilin — protein MIWRLVVLGGLCVLLLGAEGSSCGGKTVTFHRTQQDESQGQGHARPRRGSSSGTPRPFYRPPFTSCRTPLTPDEHKVLDDNTHETGFNGDDGSYVILTWVGDGTGQEAPHDFTEDYAKSFHDISHRINHTFIREEFGVSVGPGSSVILTADIPVVDHPGGIIFTSTDAGATFKFIQLPFHLAQPITYHFLNPDYLVALSIDGGLWLSLDFGAKWTKVHDGVHSFSWGAGINLFFSFSRADTVEADERGDLVLKRTQDLGKTFTTIHEDIYSFGYIGAFLFFSVMEDSRSPRVMYFSSDQGETFSRALLPAASTEQFYSILDGDVDMLFMHVDNPGDTFFGTMYTSDDRGILFSKSLERHLFDGHRKSDFTNITSLRGVYLTNKLDKDGRIRSVISFNRGGMWRQLNKPENVECEEQIKNCHLHIHGEHSRNNRIVPMLALSEPTAIGLVIAHGTVGDSLSSSQHPDVFVSSDGGYNWRGTLRGPHHYSILDSGGLIVAVETQREGQVKTIKFSTDEGQCWKSYNFTDQPFFFAGLASEPGTKAMNVSVWGFRPEEDSQPMWVAVTIDFQSLITRECNDQDYEEWLAHATYEGDLKRRGCLLGVKETYRRLKKQSVCRNGRGFVVSKKQSPCLCTREDYVCDYGYYRHVNTSECVRQNAANKTLELCLNGEEDELLTAGYRKVPSDRCEGGFNLQLAVQTVIRPCGVKPSPGPPPAKSSSPIRHFDTPRERLVLILVCAGAGAIVLVAIVSAIIAVKRVVQRNSSPVYRFSNLRIQDEDNSNTADLESATSSNGTVCQQDSDDDLIE, from the exons ATGATCTGGAGATTGGTGGTCCTCGGTGGGTTGTGCGTCCTTCTCCTGGGTGCTGAAGGCAGCAGCTGCGGGGGGAAGACGGTGACTTTCCACCGGACTCAGCAGGATGAGAGCCAGGGCCAAGGGCACGCACGCCCGAGGAGGGGCAGCTCCTCTGGCACCCCAAGGCCTTTCTACCGTCCTCCTTTCACCTCCTGTCGGACCCCCCTCACCCCTGACGAGCACAAGGTTCTGGATGACAATACGCATGAG ACAGGGTTTAATGGTGATGATGGCTCCTATGTGATTCTTACATGGGTGGGCGATGGTACAGGG CAGGAGGCTCCTCACGACTTTACCGAA GATTATGCAAAATCCTTTCATGACATTTCCCATCGGATCAACCACACCTTCATAAGGGAGGAGTTTGGAGTCAGTGTTGGACCTGGAAGCTCT GTGATACTGACAGCAGATATACCGGTGGTGGATCACCCAGGAGGGATCATCTTCACCTCCACAGATGCCGGAGCGACCTTCAAGTTCATCCAACTGCCTTTCCACCTTGCTCAGCCAATCACGTACCACTTCCTCAACCCTGACTACCTGGTGGCCCTCAGCATTGAC GGCGGTCTGTGGCTCTCTCTGGACTTTGGTGCCAAGTGGACAAAAGTTCATGATGGAGTGCATTCTTTCTCATG GGGTGCTGGCATTAATCTGTTCTTCAGCTTCAGTAGAGCAGACACAG TTGAGGCAGATGAGAGGGGGGATCTCGTGCTGAAGAGGACACAAGATCTGGGGAAGACCTTCACCACAATCCATGAAGACATCTACAGTTTTGGCTACATCGGAgcctttctcttcttctctgtgatGGAGGACTCG AGATCCCCTCGTGTCATGTACTTCTCATCAGACCAAGGAGAAACCTTCAGTCGGGCACTACTCCCCGCAGCCTCCACTGAGCAG ttctACTCCATCCTGGATGGAGATGTAGATATGCTCTTCATGCACGTTGACAACCCCGGAG ACACCTTCTTTGGAACCATGTACACATCAGATGATCGCGGTATATTATTCTCTAAATCACTGGAGCGCCACCTGTTCGATGGGCACAGGAAGAGTGATTTCACCAACATCACGTCACTGAGAGGAGTCTACCTCACGAATAAACTAGACAAAG ATGGCCGTATAAGATCTGTCATTTCCTTCAATAGAGGAGGGATGTGGAGGCAGCTTAACAAACCTGAGAATGTGGAATGTGAAGAGCAAATCAAGAAT tgtcaCCTTCACATTCATGGAGAGCACAGTCGTAACAACCGCATCGTTCCCATGCTGGCTCTGTCAGAGCCCACTGCCATCGGTCTGGTTATCGCTCATG gTACCGTGGGTGACTCTCTGTCATCGTCGCAGCACCCTGATGTGTTTGTCTCTTCAGACGGGGGTTATAACTGGAGGGGCACACTGAGGGGTCCTCACCACTACAGCATATTGGACTCAGGGGGTCTCATTGTTGCTGTGGAGACTCAGCGTGAAGGACAAGTCAAGACTATCAA GTTCTCTACAGACGAAGGTCAGTGCTGGAAGTCGTATAACTTCACCGATCAGCCCTTCTTCTTCGCAGGCCTGGCGTCTGAGCCGGGTACTAAGGCCATGAATGTCAGCGTGTGGGGGTTCAGGCCTGAAGAGGACAGCCAGCCCATGTGGGTTGCTGTCACCATCGATTTTCAGAGCCTCATTACAAGAGAGT GTAATGACCAGGACTATGAAGAGTGGTTGGCTCATGCTACATATGAAGGAGATTTGAAAAGAAGGGGTTGTCTCCTGGGTGTCAAAGAGACCTACAGGAGGCTAAAGAAGCAATCTGTGTGCAGAAATGGCAGAGGTTTTGTGGTGAGCAAGAAGCAAAGCCCCTGCCTGTGCACCAGAGAAGATTACGTATG CGACTACGGCTACTATCGCCATGTGAACACATCAGAGTGTGTGAGACAGAACGCTGCAAACAAAACCTTGGAGCTCTGTCTGAATGGGGAGGAGGACGAGCTTCTGACAGCTGG GTACCGTAAGGTCCCGAGTGATAGGTGTGAGGGGGGATTCAACCTCCAGCTCGCAGTGCAAACAGTCATCAGACCCTGTGGGGTTAAACCAAGCCCCGGACCACCACCTGCCAAGTCCTCTTCTCCAATCAGACACTTTGACACACCA CGGGAGAGGCTAGTTTTGATCCTGGTGTGTGCTGGAGCAGGAGCCATCGTGTTGGTAGCTATCGTCTCTGCCATCATCGCTGTCAAAAGGGTGGTTCAAAGAAACAg TTCCCCAGTATACCGTTTCTCCAACCTAAGGATTCAGGATGAAGATAACAGCAACACTGCTGACCTTGAAAGCGCCACCAGCAGCAATGGCACAGTCTGCCAGCAGGACTCAGACGAT gATCTTATTGAATGA